Genomic window (Planococcus sp. MSAK28401):
AGCGCGAGTAATTCATAGACGCCTTTTCGGGCGCGCGCATACGATTCAAGTGATGGCGTCGCGCTACCAAGAATGACGGGGCATTGATGCTGCTGGCTGCGCCAAATCGCTACATCCCGTGCGTGGTAACGGGGTGAGTCGTCTTGTTTATAGCTCGATTCATGCTCTTCGTCGAGGATGATCAACCCGAGATTTTGAAACGGCGCAAAAATCGCCGAACGGGCCCCTACGACGACTTTCACTTCCGCACGCTGGATTTTTCGCCATTCATCGTATTTTTCCCCTGCCGATAAGCCGCTGTGCAGCACGGCGACCAAATCACCGAAACGCTCCTTAAAGCGGATGGTCATCTGAGGGGTCAAGGAAATTTCCGGGACGAGCATGATCGCTTCCTTGCCTTCTTCAAGCACTTGGGCGATCGTCTGTAAATAAATCTCTGTTTTCCCGCTGCCGGTGATGCCATGAAGCAAAAAGGTTTTTTCCGTGTTGAGCGAGGATTGAATAGCATCGAATGCCGTTTGTTGTTCATCCGTCAAATCCAAGGCGATCTTTTGTTCAATAGCGGTCAGAAGTGAAGGATCCCTGTACGATTCCATAGACGAAAAATTGGCCAAGCCTTTTTCCGCCAGAGCGTTAACCGTCGGAAGCGAAACACCTGCCTGTTTTTGCAGTTGGGAAGATTCAAAGCTTTGGCCCACGTGTTTCAAGAAAAACTCCTGTAGCTTTAATTGCTGCTTGGCGTTCGCCCTTATAGAAATATTTTCTATATCTCCTATGGAATCTGTAATATGGACCATGCGTATTTTTTTCACGCCGGTTTTCTGCTGGATATTGGTATCCGCCAACACGGTGCCTTTGTCCATTTCCTTTTTCATGAGCCCATATACGGATTCCGCTTCCTGGGCACGGACAAAGTCACGAGTGCCGAAATACGGATGCAGCTCTTTCGGCAGCTCGTCGATAGGAGCATTCAACACGAACCGCTTCTCGTATTTGGCGCGAAGTGCTGCTGGCACCATGACTTGCAGGGCATCGATTTCAAAACACACCGTCTGGCGTTTCATCCACTGTGCAAGTTCGAGCATTTCCCCGTTCAATACCGGAACGACATCCATCAATTCGTGGATCGGCTTGAGCCGTTTTGGGTCAAATTCGGATGTTTCTTTGATATTTGTAATAAAGCCGAGCACTTTGCGGTTGCCAAAAGGCACTTTGACGCGCATGCCCGGCTCTGTGAGTGCCTGGAACTTTTTCGGCACTGCATAATCGAACGGCCGGTCAATCGGATGTGCGGCAACATCGACGATGACTTCGGCAATCATTTTGCAAATTCCTTTTCAGTGATGAGCGATAGCAAATCGAGCGCAAGCGCTTTTTTCGGCATGACCGGGAAGGTTTTTTCGAATTCCCCTTGGCCATATACCGTCACTGCATTCGTATCATGGTCAAAGCCCGCCTGCTCTGCGCTGACGTCGTTGGCGATGATGTAATCGGCGTTTTTTCGCTCAAGTTTATCTTTTGCATATTGCGCCACATGATCGGTCTCTGCCGCGAAACCGACCAGGATTTGATGGCTCTTCAGTTGGCCGAGCTGCTGCAGGATATCTACTGTGCGCTCCAGCTCAAGGACCGAATTGCCTTCTTTTTTCTTGACCTTCTGCCCGGCGATAGCCGACGGACGGTAATCTGCGACAGCTGCTGTCTTGACGACCAAGTCTGCGCTATCGTATTCACCAAGCACCGCTTCGAGCATCTGCTGGGCACTTTCAACTTGAATTCGCTTAACGCCGCTTGGCACTGGCAATGAAACTGGGCCGCTGATCAAAATTGTCTCAGCCCCAAGTTCCGCTGCCGCTTCAGCCATAGCATAGCCCATCTTGCCGCTCGAAAAGTTTGTCAAAAACCGCACCGGGTCGATTCGTTCACGCGTCGGCCCTGCCGTCACGATTACTTTCTTGCCTTTCAGCGGTTTGTTTTTCGTAAAATGGCCGGCCACCAGTTCGGTGATTTTCTCCGGTTCCTCCAAACGCCCTTTGCCGACATAGCCACAGGCCAAAAAGCCTTCAGACGGCTCAATGAAACGGATGCCGTCATGATGCAAACGGTCGATATTGCGCTTGACTGCCGGATGGTCGTACATATGGACATTCATTGCAGGCGCAACCCAAATCGGCGCAGTCGTCGCAAGTAGCACCGTTGATGCCATGTCATCGCCTAAGCCATTCGCCATTTTTGCGATCATATTGGCTGTCGCAGGCGCAACAATCACAAGGTCCGCCCAGTCCGCCAAATCAATATGGGCGATGACCGACGAATCTTTTTCATCAAATGTATCAAAATAGACATCGTTTCTGGACATGACCTGGAACGATAAAGGCTGGACGAATTGCTTCGCTGATTCTGTCATGATCACTTTCACGTCCGCCCCTGCCTGGGACAATTTGCTGACGAGTGCGACCGCTTTATAGACGGCGATGCCACCGCTTACACATAATAGGATTTTTCGATTTGCCAACACCGCTAAACACCCTTTCTAAACAACAAACTCCCAAAGAACAGTTTCGCTCTGGGAGTCGTCAATTGAGATCATAAGTTAAATTTCGTCTTCGTAAATCGCGGATGCATCTTGCTGAACCGGCGTCAATGAGCCAGCTGCAATCTCTTCAAGCGCTTTTCCAACTGCTTTATGGGATACGTAGGAATCCAGTTTCTCATCGCCATGTTCGTGCAATTGGCGGGCTCTCTTGGACGCCAAAGCGACCAGGGAGTATTTCGAATCGATGCGGCTTTTTAGTTTATCAACGGATGGGTATAACATCAGGCATTCTCCTTTAGCATATCTAAGTATCTTTTTTCGACGCGTTCCCGCTTGCAATGTTCTGCAATGATGATGGCATTGATGCGGTCGCATGCATGTTCGACTTCATCGTTTTCGACGACGTAATCGTACAGGTTCATCATCTCGAGTTCTTTTCTGGCAGCGTGGATGCGGGAAGCGATCACTTCATCCGACTCCGTGCCACGGCCGACCAAGCGCTCTTCAAGTTCCGAGAGGCTAGGCGGCGCGAGGAAGATGAACAAGCCATCCGGCACTTTGTCGCGCACTTGCGCTGCCCCTTGCACTTCGATTTCCAGGAATACATCGCGCCCGGCATCGCGCATTTTATTGACGTATTCGAGCGGCGTGCCATAATAATTGCCGACATACTCGGCATATTCAAGCAATTGCCCTTGGTCGATCAGTTCTTCAAACTCATGACGGGTCTTGAAGAAATAATCGACTTCGTCCACTTCCCCTTCACGCGGCGCGCGTGTCGTCATGGAAATGGAATATTCATAATTTGTATCTGGCTGTTGGAACAGCTCTTTTCGCACCGTGCCTTTGCCGACGCCCGAAGGCCCGGACAGCACGATGAGCAGTCCACGATGTTTTCTCATTTTATCCCTCGCTTGCCTCATCATCATTTTCTTCAATCCGCGCAAGGGCCGTCTCGACCGACAAAGCGGAAATGACCACATGATCGCTATCCATGATAAAGATCGACTTGGTCTTCTTGCCGCCTGTCGCATCGACGAGCAAGCCTTTGCTGCGCGCTTCTTGCATCAAGCGCTTGGAAGGCGCCGAGTCCGGCTGGATCATCGAGACGATGCGGTCCACTGACACCGCGTTGCCCGCCCCGATGGATATGAACTTCGACTTTCTTTTCATCTTCCTCACCGCCATCGATGCTCAAGTAATATATTCACGCTTAAAACTAACTGTCTTATTATATCATATTCTTCCATGAAAATGATAAGATGGAACAAAACGATTTGAAAGAGGGATTTTTCATGGCATTTGATGGATTATTTACGAAAGCGATGACGAGCGAATTGCAACAGCTCATCACTGGAAGGATTTCAAAAGTTCATCAGCCTAATCAGCTCGAACTGCTCCTGCATATACGCGCACAAGGCAAGAACCATAAATTGCTCATCTCGATCCACCCGTCCTATTCACGGATTCATTTGACCAACACGGCAAACGTCAACCCGTCAGAACCACCGATGTTCTGCATGCTGCTCCGCAAGCATATTGAAGGCGGCGTCATCACGGGTGTCGAGCAGCACGGCTCCGACCGGCTGATCATCCTGCGCATCCGCGCCCGCAACGAAATCGGCGATGAAATCGACCGCGAGCTTCATGTCGAAATGATGGGCCGGCATTCGAATATCATTTTAGTCGACGCCGAGCGCGACATGATTCTCGACAGCCTCAAGCATTTGCCGCCGAGCGTCAACTCCTACCGGACGATTTTGCCGGGCCAGGATTATATTTTTCCGCCTTCCCAAGACAAACAGGACCCATTTGCGGCGGATGCTGACTTCAGCGGGCTCACCGACAAGGAAATCGTTTCAAGCTTTGCTGGCTTTTCCCCACTGACGGCGAAAGAGCTGAACTATCGGCTAGAACAGGACCCGGAAAGCGCAGCTGCCTTTTTGCAGGATTTCAATGCTCCGGAACCGGCCGGCTATTACGTCGAACAGCAAGGAAAAAGCTATTTTTCTGCGACTGAATTGACGCATCTCGGACAAGACAATATGCGTTTTGACAATTTGTCTGAACTGCTCGACCGGATTTATTATGCGAAAGCCGAGCGCGATCGCGTTAAGCAACAGGCAGGTGATTTGGAGCGCTGGCTGCAGAACGAAATCGCCAAACTGAAATTGAAGCTGAAAAAATTGCAAAAAGAGCAGGATCAGGCGCAAAAACGTGATCAATTGCAATTGAACGGCGAATTGATCATGGCCAATCTGCACACCATTAAAAAGGGAATGAAACAAGCGGAAGTCGTCAATTATTATAATGAAGAAACTGTGACGATCACACTCGACCCACGCAAGACACCGATCGAGAATTCCCAGAAATACTATTCACGATACCAAAAAGCCAAAACGGCTGTCGTCAAAACGCATGAGCAAATCGAAAAGACCGAAGAAGACATCCGCTATTTCGAATTGCTCATGCAACAAGTGCAGCAGGCCGGGCTCTCCGATATCGAAGAGATCCGTGAAGAATTGGCGGAGCAAGGCTATATGAAAGCACAGAAATCGAAGAAAAAGAAAAAGCCGCAAAAACCGAATGTCGAGCATTATGTATCGAGCACCGGCATTCCGATTTCAGTCGGCAAAAACAATAAGCAAAACGATTATGTGACCTTCAAGGTCGCATCGAAATCCGATACCTGGCTGCACACGAAAGACATCCCGGGGTCGCATGTCATCATCCATTCCCAAGAACCGGATGAAGACACCATTCTAGAAGCTGCCAGCATCGCCGCTTATTTCAGCAAAGCACGCGAATCGGCATCCGTCCCGGTCGATTACACTGAAGTCCGCCAAGTGAAAAAACCGAGCGGCGCCAAACCTGGATTCGTAATTTATTTCGAACAGAAAACCGTCTACGTCACGCCGGATGAAGACCTGGTGTTGAAATTGAAAAAATAAGTTTGGACATGCCCGTACTGGTTTTTGCAGTGCGGGTTTTTGCTTACCATAAATTAAGTTTACATAATAATATTATAAAATAAATAGTACGACAAAGCATTGCTCCGAGCTATAGTTAATGCTATCTTTTTATAGGACATCAATTAAGGGGGCCTATCATTGAATATCATGACGAAACGAACATACATAACTGCCGCCCTGTTCAGCACGGCAGCAATTGCATTATCAGCTTGCGGAAATGACGCTGCTGAAACCGAACAGCCGTCGGAATGGGACCGCATCCAGGAGGAAGGCGTCTTAACTGTCGGTACATCCGGCACGCTGTTGGCGACTTCATTCCGCGACGAAGAAAGCGGCGAATTGACGGGCTTTGAAGTAGAAGTCGTACGGGAACTCGGCAAACGCCTGGATCTTGACATCGAATTCCGCGAACTCGGATTCGACGAAATGCTGACAAGCGTCAGCACAGGACAGCTCGATATGGCAGCGAACGATATCGAAGTGACGGAAGAAATGACCGATCAATTCCTGTTTTCTACACCGATCAAATATTCCTACGGCACCGCCGTCGTGCGTAAAGACGACCTGTCCGGAATCGAATCCCTCGAAGACTTGGAAGGCAAAAAAGCAGCCGGCGTCTCAACATCCGTCTATATGCAGATCGCCCGCGATTATGGGGCGGAAGAAGTGACGTATGACAATGCGACGAATGAAATCTATTTGCGTGATGTGTCTATCGGACGGACCGATGTTATTTTGAATGATTATTATTTGTCGAAATTCGGCGTGGCCGCTTTTCCGGAATTGAACATCACCATCCATCCGGATATCAAATACCTACCATCTGAAGTCGGCCTGGTCGTTAATGAAGATAATGAAGAACTTCTCGAACAAGTCAATACCACACTTGAGGAAATGCTTTCCAACGGCACCATCAGTGATATCTCAGCCGAATTCTTCGACGGGGCGGACGTTTCCGTCGAACCGGATGTCGAAGAGGCAAATTAAAGGAGGGCCATCTGTATGAACGATATCGAATGGGGGCTGTTGTTCGATCCCGAACTTGCCATCAATTCCTTGCCCTATGTGCTTGAAGGCATTTGGTTGACGCTGTTGATTTCGATGGGCAGCATGCTCGGCGGACTGGTCATCGGCTTTTTCATGGCGCTCGCCAGGACGTCAAAACAGCCGCTGCTCCATCTGCCGGCGCGCCTTTATATATCATTCATGCGCGGTGTGCCGATTCTCGTCATCTTGTTTTTGCTGTATTTCGCACTTCCTGTCATCGGCCTCGAATTCACCGCCTTGCAAGCAGCGCTCATCGGCTTTACGATCAATAGCGCCGCCTATATCGCGGAAGTGTTCCGGTCAGCTCTTGCGTCTGTCGACAAAGGCCAATGGGAATCGTCCACCGCACTTGGCCTTAGCTATTGGCAGACGATGCGCCGGATCATCTTGCCGCAATCGGTGCGCATTGCGGTGCCACCCTTATCGAATGTCTATTTGGACCTGATCAAGGCATCATCGCTCGCGGCCATGATCACGGTCCCGGAGATTTTCCAAAAAGCGCGCATTGTCGGCGCACGTGAATACGACCTGTTGACATTGCTCATCCTGGTCGCGCTCATCTACTGGGCCATCTGCACAGTCATGACCGTGCTTCAGAACTACCTGGAAAAACGCTATGCTGAATACTTATAAAACTAAAACCGCACCGGAATTTTATTCGGTGCGGTTTTCAGAGTGTTGAAGAAGTCTATTAATCCGCTATAAATGAAAAAGGAAAGCACCATTTCTACATTCAAAAATCAATGTGCTATCTGAGTATTTGGAGAAGCGTTCGTTCGACTCCTGTGGGACTAGCGGGTTTGAGAGACCCCGCAGGAACGTAGTGACGAGGAGGCTCGATTCCCGCCCCACGGAAAGCGAGCGATAAGCTTCGGAAAATACGGTTTCCTGAGTTTCTCGACAGCCTAAAAGGGGCTGTCCCAAAAGGTCATGAAAAGTGACTTTTAGGGGCAGTCCATTTTCGTCTTCTAAAGAAAAGGCTGATGTCCATTTCGACGGACGCTTTCCGCGGGCACGGCCTTAGCCTCTTCCCTCGCTTCGCTCAGTCCAGGGTCTTCGGCTCGCGCTGTTCCCGCTGGAGTCGCCGTCTCCATTCCCATCAGCCGGTTTAAAAAGAAAAAAGGATACAAAAAAAATCGTCCATTTCTGTAAAATGGGAGTTACCACACCACCATTAGAGAAAGGACGATTTTTATGTGCAATCCGAAGATTACTTCCTCAAATTATAACACTGAACAAGCCGCATTTCCACTCGCTCTGGGAGAAGGAACTGGCGTTCCGCTATCCAAAAAAGCGAGTCCTACGTTCATTCCCTATAACAACCAACAAGGCTTTGCCATCTTTGATATACAAGATCTTGTGCCAGCCAACCATGTCGCCCGGGTCATCGACGAAATGGTGGAATTGATTGATGATGAGCTGTTTTTCGCGCACTATAAAGGCGGCGGAAGAAGCTCTTTCCATCCAAAGATGATGACCAAAGTTATCCTTTACGCTTATTCGAAGAAAATCTATTCTTCTCGAGGTATTGAAGAAACACTTACTGAACACATTCCGTCCATGTGGCTCGCAGCTGGCCAACAACCAGATCACCGAACGATTAACCGGTTCCGTTCGGACCACTTAAAAGCGATGATGGACTCCCTTTTTGAACAGATGATTCACCAGCTGATCGAACAGAACTACATCACTATGGAGCATTATTTTTTGGATGGCACCAAAATTGAAGCTGATGCCAATAAGTATTCATTCGTCTGGAAAAAAGCGACACAGAATTTCGAAGGCAAGTTGAAGGTAAAGATTGCCGAAACGATTCAGCATATCCATGAACTGGCCGCAGCTGAAGCGATTCCACTCAACGAACAGGTAGAAGAAGCAACGCCTGAACAGCTGGAAGAAATGGCGGAAGCCATGGAAGAACAGATTGACGCATTCACGGAAGCCCTTGATCTGGAAGACGATACCGAAAAACGAAAGCAACTCCGGTCCAAGCGCAGTGAGTGGAAAAAGCCGGTCAAAGCGATTCGCGAAGATTTCCTTCCGCGTCTGGAGAAATATAGTCAGTACCACGAGATCTTCGGTGATCGAAACAGCTTTTCGAAAACAGACCCGGATGCGACCTTTATGCGAATGAAAGATGATCACATGAAAAATGGTCAATTGAAAGCAGCTTATAATGTACAAATGGCCACAGAAAATCAGTTCATTCTTTATTATTCGATACATCAGCGACCAACGGACACGCGCTGTTTTCTTCCGCATCTGGAGAAACTAGCGGCTTCCAGCCTGCCCATGCCGAAGACGGTCATTGCCGATGCAGGCTATGGCAGTGAAGAGAATTACCTGTATGCGTTGGGCGATGAAAAAGAGCCGCATTTCGACTTTCTCATTCCATATGGAATGTATCTGAAGGAAAAATCAGCGAGTTACAAGAAGAATATCAAACACGCGAAAAATTGGACATACCTAGAGGAGGAAGATTGTTTCATCTGTCCGAATGGTCGGCGTGTCGCATTTAAAAAATACCTGAATAAAAAGAATGCCTCCGGTTACGAACAAAACTTAAAAATCTATGAATGCGAAGACTGTTCGGATTGTCCGTTAAAAGCCCTCTGCACGAAAGCAAAAGGCAACCGACAAGTCCAATGGAATCCCATTTATGAAGAAAT
Coding sequences:
- a CDS encoding transporter substrate-binding domain-containing protein encodes the protein MTKRTYITAALFSTAAIALSACGNDAAETEQPSEWDRIQEEGVLTVGTSGTLLATSFRDEESGELTGFEVEVVRELGKRLDLDIEFRELGFDEMLTSVSTGQLDMAANDIEVTEEMTDQFLFSTPIKYSYGTAVVRKDDLSGIESLEDLEGKKAAGVSTSVYMQIARDYGAEEVTYDNATNEIYLRDVSIGRTDVILNDYYLSKFGVAAFPELNITIHPDIKYLPSEVGLVVNEDNEELLEQVNTTLEEMLSNGTISDISAEFFDGADVSVEPDVEEAN
- the rpoZ gene encoding DNA-directed RNA polymerase subunit omega, giving the protein MLYPSVDKLKSRIDSKYSLVALASKRARQLHEHGDEKLDSYVSHKAVGKALEEIAAGSLTPVQQDASAIYEDEI
- a CDS encoding amino acid ABC transporter permease; its protein translation is MNDIEWGLLFDPELAINSLPYVLEGIWLTLLISMGSMLGGLVIGFFMALARTSKQPLLHLPARLYISFMRGVPILVILFLLYFALPVIGLEFTALQAALIGFTINSAAYIAEVFRSALASVDKGQWESSTALGLSYWQTMRRIILPQSVRIAVPPLSNVYLDLIKASSLAAMITVPEIFQKARIVGAREYDLLTLLILVALIYWAICTVMTVLQNYLEKRYAEYL
- the priA gene encoding primosomal protein N', with translation MIAEVIVDVAAHPIDRPFDYAVPKKFQALTEPGMRVKVPFGNRKVLGFITNIKETSEFDPKRLKPIHELMDVVPVLNGEMLELAQWMKRQTVCFEIDALQVMVPAALRAKYEKRFVLNAPIDELPKELHPYFGTRDFVRAQEAESVYGLMKKEMDKGTVLADTNIQQKTGVKKIRMVHITDSIGDIENISIRANAKQQLKLQEFFLKHVGQSFESSQLQKQAGVSLPTVNALAEKGLANFSSMESYRDPSLLTAIEQKIALDLTDEQQTAFDAIQSSLNTEKTFLLHGITGSGKTEIYLQTIAQVLEEGKEAIMLVPEISLTPQMTIRFKERFGDLVAVLHSGLSAGEKYDEWRKIQRAEVKVVVGARSAIFAPFQNLGLIILDEEHESSYKQDDSPRYHARDVAIWRSQQHQCPVILGSATPSLESYARARKGVYELLALKNRAKNQPLPEVHIVDMREELRTGNRSMFSVELAEAIRERLARKEQVVLFLNKRGYSSFVLCRDCGTVLQCPNCDISLTYHRASERMKCHYCGYDEPVPTTCPECESDHIRFFGTGTQKVEEELAKLVPDARVLRMDVDTTRNKGAHEKILSAFGEGKADILLGTQMIAKGLDFPNITLVGVLSADTTLHLPDFRAAEKTYQLLTQVSGRAGRDVLPGEVYVQTYTPEHYAITLAKDQLYEPFYEQEMAMRRASGYPPYYYVVNIQFTHEDLMTVSGYAQQMTEYLRHRLSPKTIIIGPSASLIARVNNRYRYQCLIKYKNEPKLAEVLQQLIKIYRSDWIKTGATLSIDMNPTAVM
- the coaBC gene encoding bifunctional phosphopantothenoylcysteine decarboxylase/phosphopantothenate--cysteine ligase CoaBC; translated protein: MLANRKILLCVSGGIAVYKAVALVSKLSQAGADVKVIMTESAKQFVQPLSFQVMSRNDVYFDTFDEKDSSVIAHIDLADWADLVIVAPATANMIAKMANGLGDDMASTVLLATTAPIWVAPAMNVHMYDHPAVKRNIDRLHHDGIRFIEPSEGFLACGYVGKGRLEEPEKITELVAGHFTKNKPLKGKKVIVTAGPTRERIDPVRFLTNFSSGKMGYAMAEAAAELGAETILISGPVSLPVPSGVKRIQVESAQQMLEAVLGEYDSADLVVKTAAVADYRPSAIAGQKVKKKEGNSVLELERTVDILQQLGQLKSHQILVGFAAETDHVAQYAKDKLERKNADYIIANDVSAEQAGFDHDTNAVTVYGQGEFEKTFPVMPKKALALDLLSLITEKEFAK
- a CDS encoding Rqc2 family fibronectin-binding protein, coding for MAFDGLFTKAMTSELQQLITGRISKVHQPNQLELLLHIRAQGKNHKLLISIHPSYSRIHLTNTANVNPSEPPMFCMLLRKHIEGGVITGVEQHGSDRLIILRIRARNEIGDEIDRELHVEMMGRHSNIILVDAERDMILDSLKHLPPSVNSYRTILPGQDYIFPPSQDKQDPFAADADFSGLTDKEIVSSFAGFSPLTAKELNYRLEQDPESAAAFLQDFNAPEPAGYYVEQQGKSYFSATELTHLGQDNMRFDNLSELLDRIYYAKAERDRVKQQAGDLERWLQNEIAKLKLKLKKLQKEQDQAQKRDQLQLNGELIMANLHTIKKGMKQAEVVNYYNEETVTITLDPRKTPIENSQKYYSRYQKAKTAVVKTHEQIEKTEEDIRYFELLMQQVQQAGLSDIEEIREELAEQGYMKAQKSKKKKKPQKPNVEHYVSSTGIPISVGKNNKQNDYVTFKVASKSDTWLHTKDIPGSHVIIHSQEPDEDTILEAASIAAYFSKARESASVPVDYTEVRQVKKPSGAKPGFVIYFEQKTVYVTPDEDLVLKLKK
- a CDS encoding extracellular matrix/biofilm biosynthesis regulator RemA family protein; this encodes MKRKSKFISIGAGNAVSVDRIVSMIQPDSAPSKRLMQEARSKGLLVDATGGKKTKSIFIMDSDHVVISALSVETALARIEENDDEASEG
- a CDS encoding IS1182 family transposase — protein: MCNPKITSSNYNTEQAAFPLALGEGTGVPLSKKASPTFIPYNNQQGFAIFDIQDLVPANHVARVIDEMVELIDDELFFAHYKGGGRSSFHPKMMTKVILYAYSKKIYSSRGIEETLTEHIPSMWLAAGQQPDHRTINRFRSDHLKAMMDSLFEQMIHQLIEQNYITMEHYFLDGTKIEADANKYSFVWKKATQNFEGKLKVKIAETIQHIHELAAAEAIPLNEQVEEATPEQLEEMAEAMEEQIDAFTEALDLEDDTEKRKQLRSKRSEWKKPVKAIREDFLPRLEKYSQYHEIFGDRNSFSKTDPDATFMRMKDDHMKNGQLKAAYNVQMATENQFILYYSIHQRPTDTRCFLPHLEKLAASSLPMPKTVIADAGYGSEENYLYALGDEKEPHFDFLIPYGMYLKEKSASYKKNIKHAKNWTYLEEEDCFICPNGRRVAFKKYLNKKNASGYEQNLKIYECEDCSDCPLKALCTKAKGNRQVQWNPIYEEMKAKAKAALEDETKTQIYAQRKIDVESVFGHIKGNRSFRRFLLRGLEKVHTEFGIVALAHNLLKVAGMRRLLSVTSPINEKQTEKKKFFFSVCFILGAYGTAPLLFKGLVFHIHDFP
- the gmk gene encoding guanylate kinase; its protein translation is MRKHRGLLIVLSGPSGVGKGTVRKELFQQPDTNYEYSISMTTRAPREGEVDEVDYFFKTRHEFEELIDQGQLLEYAEYVGNYYGTPLEYVNKMRDAGRDVFLEIEVQGAAQVRDKVPDGLFIFLAPPSLSELEERLVGRGTESDEVIASRIHAARKELEMMNLYDYVVENDEVEHACDRINAIIIAEHCKRERVEKRYLDMLKENA